A single region of the Halopiger xanaduensis SH-6 genome encodes:
- the sauS gene encoding acylating sulfoacetaldehyde dehydrogenase, with protein sequence MGTDVSHVDSDAETSATVGACLERARAAMDEISHYDQAQVDELVQAIGWAIYEEDRAREISEVAVRDTGFGNVEDKITKKRRKTAGTLDDLLGAPSVGVIERDEETGITEIAKPVGVVGAVVPSTNPGTTPANLAMMAVKGRNAIVVSPSPAGRSTCELVVDYIRDELEKVGAPRDLVQMLPAPVEKEKTYELMDRCDLLQVTGSASNVRRGERSGTPNYCVGEGNAVSIVDATADLEATADRIAKSKTFDYATSCSSDNAAVIVESVYDDAVAALEAQGGYLCDDDERERLEETMFPDGHGSLSGEVTAQPPDEIAAAADLPPDAHEADFFMVEGQGIGAEYPLSGEKLSVVLTLYEAADFDAALETTSDILAFEGSGHSCGLHTTNDDHVDRIGHEIDVARLLINQPQCYGNGGSFDNGLNFTLSMGAGTWGGNQTDENIDYTHFLNTTTVAETVEPDEPSEDDLFGSYHEKYGR encoded by the coding sequence ATGGGAACTGACGTTTCACACGTCGATTCGGACGCGGAGACCAGCGCCACCGTCGGCGCCTGTCTCGAGCGCGCTCGGGCGGCGATGGACGAAATCTCGCACTACGATCAGGCGCAGGTCGACGAACTCGTACAGGCGATCGGCTGGGCGATCTACGAAGAGGACCGCGCTCGAGAGATTTCGGAGGTGGCGGTCCGAGACACCGGCTTCGGCAACGTCGAGGACAAGATCACCAAAAAGCGACGCAAGACGGCCGGCACGCTGGACGACCTGCTGGGGGCGCCGTCCGTCGGCGTCATCGAGCGAGACGAGGAGACGGGCATCACCGAGATCGCCAAGCCCGTCGGCGTCGTCGGCGCGGTCGTCCCCTCGACCAATCCGGGGACGACGCCCGCGAACCTCGCGATGATGGCGGTGAAAGGGCGCAACGCCATCGTCGTCTCGCCGTCGCCGGCGGGGCGCTCGACCTGCGAACTGGTGGTCGACTACATCCGCGACGAACTCGAGAAGGTGGGCGCGCCGCGGGACCTCGTCCAGATGCTCCCGGCGCCCGTCGAGAAGGAGAAGACGTACGAGCTGATGGATCGGTGCGACCTGCTGCAGGTGACCGGCTCCGCGAGCAACGTCCGCCGGGGCGAGCGCTCGGGGACGCCCAACTACTGCGTCGGCGAGGGCAACGCCGTCTCGATCGTCGACGCGACGGCCGACCTCGAGGCGACCGCCGACCGTATCGCCAAGAGCAAGACCTTCGACTACGCGACCAGCTGCTCGAGCGACAACGCCGCGGTGATCGTCGAGTCGGTCTACGACGACGCCGTCGCCGCGCTCGAGGCTCAGGGCGGCTATCTCTGCGACGACGACGAGCGCGAGCGCCTCGAGGAGACCATGTTCCCGGACGGCCACGGCTCGCTCTCCGGCGAGGTCACCGCACAGCCGCCGGACGAGATCGCGGCGGCCGCCGATCTCCCGCCCGACGCTCACGAGGCCGACTTCTTCATGGTCGAAGGGCAGGGCATCGGCGCGGAGTATCCCCTCTCCGGCGAGAAGCTCTCGGTCGTGCTCACCCTCTACGAGGCCGCCGACTTCGACGCGGCGCTCGAGACGACCAGCGACATCCTCGCGTTCGAGGGGAGCGGCCACTCCTGCGGCCTGCACACGACCAACGACGACCACGTGGATCGTATCGGCCACGAGATCGACGTCGCCCGGCTGTTGATCAACCAGCCCCAGTGTTACGGCAACGGCGGCAGCTTCGACAACGGGCTCAACTTCACGCTCTCGATGGGCGCCGGCACCTGGGGCGGCAACCAGACCGACGAGAACATCGATTACACGCACTTCCTCAACACGACGACGGTCGCCGAGACCGTCGAACCCGACGAGCCGAGCGAGGACGACCTCTTCGGCTCGTATCACGAGAAGTACGGCCGCTGA